The following proteins come from a genomic window of Yinghuangia sp. ASG 101:
- a CDS encoding DUF6891 domain-containing protein — protein MSSDQNRDHIIDALTATVRGGFRREPEIVAYLDDIVARLPDGDHPGLTEELTAFVRELTASEKAAEADWDDVTTNDALDRAFAELRGLGIVALQNAGLTQSDGWSAAEEDAGILADELDELDELDENEDFDDDEDFGEDDDAEESPWGRVRGAVFYHGQDLARAVRGDGLYLTFGAFSLPGRSRADHDEASVAVGRTVRDVLARHGVAVTWDETVAQRILVPPFTWRRRRWTQAPTA, from the coding sequence ATGAGCAGCGACCAGAACCGCGACCACATCATCGACGCCCTGACGGCGACCGTGCGCGGCGGATTCCGCCGTGAACCGGAGATCGTGGCCTATCTGGACGACATCGTCGCCCGGCTCCCGGACGGCGACCACCCCGGTCTGACCGAGGAACTGACGGCCTTCGTCAGGGAGTTGACGGCGTCCGAGAAGGCCGCCGAAGCGGACTGGGACGACGTCACCACGAACGACGCGCTCGACCGCGCGTTCGCCGAACTGCGCGGCCTGGGCATCGTGGCGCTGCAGAATGCCGGGCTGACGCAGTCGGACGGCTGGTCGGCCGCCGAGGAGGACGCCGGCATCCTGGCCGACGAACTCGACGAACTCGACGAACTCGACGAAAACGAGGACTTCGACGACGACGAGGACTTCGGCGAGGACGACGATGCCGAGGAATCCCCCTGGGGCCGAGTCCGCGGCGCGGTCTTCTACCACGGTCAGGACCTCGCACGCGCCGTTCGCGGCGACGGCCTGTACCTCACCTTCGGCGCGTTCTCCCTCCCCGGTCGCTCCCGGGCCGACCACGACGAGGCCTCGGTGGCCGTCGGCCGCACCGTGCGCGACGTGCTGGCCCGGCACGGCGTCGCCGTCACCTGGGACGAGACGGTCGCGCAGCGCATCCTTGTCCCGCCCTTCACGTGGCGCCGGAGGCGGTGGACGCAGGCGCCGACCGCGTGA
- a CDS encoding MaoC family dehydratase: MRVFTSFDEFAAQKGEHLGYSDWHVVDQDRINLFAEATGDHQWIHVDPERAKDGPFGATIAHGYLTLSMIPALGKDVFRLEGPKMLVNYGSEKVRFPTPVTVGSRVRVGAELVDVRDVAQGKQVLVRYTVEIDGQSKPACVAETLVLVVL, translated from the coding sequence ATGCGGGTTTTCACGTCGTTCGACGAGTTCGCGGCCCAGAAGGGCGAGCACCTGGGGTACAGCGACTGGCACGTCGTCGACCAGGACCGCATCAACCTCTTCGCCGAGGCCACCGGTGACCACCAGTGGATTCACGTCGACCCCGAGCGCGCGAAGGACGGCCCGTTCGGCGCCACGATCGCGCACGGCTACCTGACGCTGTCGATGATTCCCGCGCTCGGCAAGGACGTGTTCCGCCTCGAGGGCCCGAAGATGCTGGTCAACTACGGCTCCGAGAAGGTGCGTTTCCCGACGCCCGTCACGGTCGGCTCGCGCGTGCGCGTCGGCGCGGAGCTGGTCGACGTGCGCGACGTCGCGCAGGGCAAGCAGGTGCTGGTGCGCTACACCGTCGAGATCGACGGCCAGAGCAAGCCCGCGTGTGTGGCGGAGACCCTGGTGCTCGTCGTCCTGTGA
- a CDS encoding cupin domain-containing protein has product MPEGNPELTITHIGDTPWHEVKAQLHHGRRVSVWEKFLDWTPERMVIYARYDPGVVVERHGHQSDHYVFVVAGEVSVGDRPCPAGTHITLERGAAFGPLVAGPEGATLYEVMSGDPRAVPADREGFARLLAERDITPLPNPPVPWPDWLADRTDGDPGAGPPRGPDRQKTE; this is encoded by the coding sequence ATGCCTGAGGGCAACCCGGAACTGACGATCACGCATATCGGCGACACGCCCTGGCACGAGGTCAAGGCGCAGCTCCACCACGGCCGCCGGGTGTCGGTGTGGGAGAAGTTCCTGGACTGGACGCCCGAGCGCATGGTGATCTACGCGCGCTACGACCCCGGCGTGGTCGTCGAACGCCACGGACACCAATCGGACCACTACGTCTTCGTCGTCGCCGGCGAGGTCTCCGTCGGCGACCGGCCGTGCCCGGCGGGCACCCACATCACGCTGGAGCGCGGCGCGGCGTTCGGTCCGCTCGTCGCCGGGCCGGAGGGCGCGACGCTGTACGAGGTGATGTCGGGCGACCCCCGCGCCGTTCCCGCCGACCGCGAGGGCTTCGCCCGCCTTCTCGCCGAACGGGACATCACGCCCCTGCCCAACCCGCCCGTGCCGTGGCCCGACTGGCTGGCGGACCGGACGGACGGCGACCCCGGCGCCGGTCCGCCGAGAGGACCGGACCGGCAAAAAACGGAATGA
- a CDS encoding aminotransferase class V-fold PLP-dependent enzyme, giving the protein MDLESARKLWQPEPGWLNTATYGLPPTPAYEAVLAAQRDWRTGHTAWEGGDAETARADFAALVGADASDIAIGGNVSSLLAPVAVSLPPGTRVVLPDIEFTSNVFPWMVHEPRGVDVTAVPPAKLAASIDAHTDVVAYSLVQSADGTIADDTEIVAAARAHGAMVVVDGTQAVGWLPVDATRYDVLAVAGYKWLMNPRGTAYAYLAPGVRDRFVPVAAGWAAGEDVHTSYYGPPLRLAADARRFDISPAWFAWVGAAPALALVREIGVERIGAHNIALANRFLAGLGLPPGNSAIVTVDAPGADEALRAAGIRAAVRAGRLRASFHLYTTEADADAAVDALSAG; this is encoded by the coding sequence ATGGACCTGGAGAGCGCACGCAAGCTGTGGCAGCCGGAACCCGGGTGGCTCAACACCGCGACCTACGGGCTCCCGCCCACTCCCGCCTACGAAGCGGTCCTCGCCGCCCAGCGCGACTGGCGTACCGGGCACACCGCCTGGGAGGGCGGGGACGCCGAGACGGCACGCGCCGACTTCGCGGCACTGGTCGGAGCGGACGCCTCCGACATCGCCATCGGCGGCAACGTGTCGAGCCTGCTCGCCCCGGTGGCGGTGTCGCTGCCGCCCGGGACGCGCGTCGTCCTCCCCGACATCGAGTTCACCTCGAACGTGTTCCCGTGGATGGTGCACGAACCGCGCGGCGTCGACGTCACGGCGGTCCCCCCCGCCAAACTCGCCGCGTCCATCGACGCACACACCGACGTCGTCGCCTACAGCCTCGTCCAGTCCGCCGATGGGACCATCGCCGACGACACCGAAATCGTCGCGGCGGCCCGGGCGCACGGCGCCATGGTCGTGGTCGACGGCACCCAGGCGGTGGGCTGGCTGCCGGTCGACGCCACGCGCTACGACGTTCTCGCGGTCGCCGGGTACAAGTGGCTCATGAACCCGCGCGGCACCGCGTACGCGTACCTCGCGCCGGGCGTGCGCGACCGGTTCGTCCCCGTCGCGGCGGGCTGGGCCGCGGGCGAGGACGTGCACACCTCCTACTACGGCCCGCCGCTGCGCCTGGCCGCGGACGCCCGCCGCTTCGACATCTCCCCCGCGTGGTTCGCGTGGGTCGGCGCCGCTCCCGCACTGGCGCTGGTCCGGGAGATCGGCGTCGAACGCATCGGGGCCCACAACATTGCCCTCGCCAACCGCTTCCTGGCCGGCCTCGGACTGCCGCCCGGGAACAGCGCGATCGTGACCGTCGACGCCCCCGGCGCCGATGAGGCGCTGCGCGCCGCCGGCATCCGCGCGGCCGTGCGCGCGGGACGGCTGCGGGCGTCGTTCCACCTCTACACCACGGAAGCGGACGCGGACGCGGCCGTCGACGCGCTCTCGGCCGGATGA
- a CDS encoding AIM24 family protein: protein MQSPLFNNVAISSSERFSLQNPQILRVGLDQRSAPEVLARKGAMVAFTGAVDFDGYMPAPSQARAEAYGAEFMALMRCFGTGVVYLAHYAQHVHLVPLRNEGLIVDDDTVLALDPGLTWTPVALDSEQRIGGPGANGLQIGGTGMIALTTPGVPLVMKVDARNEVFVDADAVVAWSAGLTTRLEAQTVSSARIWRRRGQTGEGWMLSFIGEGWVLVQSTEINPVDMIRHQGGPLGMGQQGYRGNTWGGPGGPHGPVQHPRQGVPQQPYPQPYPHPHQPPPGPYHR from the coding sequence GTGCAGAGTCCCTTGTTCAACAACGTGGCGATCTCGTCGTCCGAGCGCTTCAGCCTGCAGAATCCGCAGATCCTGCGGGTCGGTCTCGACCAGCGGTCCGCGCCCGAAGTCCTCGCGCGGAAGGGCGCCATGGTCGCGTTCACCGGCGCGGTGGATTTCGACGGCTACATGCCGGCCCCGAGCCAGGCGCGCGCGGAGGCGTACGGAGCCGAGTTCATGGCGCTCATGCGCTGTTTCGGGACGGGCGTCGTCTACCTCGCCCACTACGCGCAGCACGTCCATCTGGTGCCGCTGCGGAACGAGGGCCTGATCGTCGACGACGACACCGTGCTCGCCCTCGACCCGGGGCTGACGTGGACGCCGGTGGCGCTGGACTCCGAGCAGCGCATCGGCGGGCCGGGCGCCAACGGCCTCCAGATAGGCGGCACCGGCATGATCGCGCTGACGACGCCCGGGGTGCCGCTCGTCATGAAGGTCGACGCGCGCAACGAGGTTTTCGTGGACGCGGACGCCGTGGTGGCGTGGTCCGCCGGGCTGACCACACGCCTGGAGGCGCAGACCGTGTCGAGCGCCCGCATCTGGCGCCGGCGCGGGCAGACCGGCGAGGGATGGATGCTCAGCTTCATCGGCGAGGGCTGGGTGCTGGTCCAGTCGACGGAGATCAACCCCGTCGACATGATCCGACACCAGGGCGGGCCCCTGGGCATGGGGCAGCAGGGCTACCGGGGCAACACGTGGGGCGGGCCGGGCGGGCCGCACGGTCCCGTGCAGCACCCGCGGCAGGGCGTGCCGCAGCAGCCGTACCCCCAGCCGTATCCGCACCCGCACCAGCCCCCGCCGGGGCCTTACCACCGGTGA
- a CDS encoding rodlin, producing MSNVLKRATATTVMAASAFGVMAATAPQALAVGNNDGNASVQAGNVTPQAVGNTTSNGYMSPNMALVQGGVLNCFDLQKVDAQVPLAALIGVNVPVQDVLTDQTSQVCSPGAVQQNGDDPLANVLQNVLSANG from the coding sequence ATGTCCAACGTCTTGAAGCGCGCCACTGCCACCACCGTCATGGCGGCCTCGGCCTTCGGGGTCATGGCAGCGACCGCGCCCCAGGCGCTCGCGGTCGGCAACAACGACGGCAACGCCTCGGTGCAGGCCGGGAACGTCACGCCGCAGGCCGTCGGCAACACCACCAGCAACGGCTACATGAGCCCGAACATGGCGCTCGTGCAGGGCGGCGTGCTCAACTGCTTCGACCTGCAGAAGGTCGACGCCCAGGTGCCGCTGGCGGCGCTGATCGGTGTCAACGTCCCCGTCCAGGACGTGCTGACCGACCAGACCAGCCAGGTGTGCAGCCCGGGTGCGGTCCAGCAGAACGGTGACGACCCGCTGGCCAACGTCCTGCAGAACGTTCTCTCCGCGAACGGCTGA
- a CDS encoding phosphoribosyltransferase, whose translation MFFLDRADAGRHLADRLDHLRDADPIVLGLPRGGVPVAARVASALGAPLDVLVVRKVGVPFQPELAMGAIGEGGARVRNEALIRDFGIADDEVAGVEAAERDELERRTARYRHGEPPYDLVGRTAIVVDDGIATGATALTGCRVVRARGARRVVLAVPVAPAGWGSQLADAADEFVALTMPMDFLAVGQYYRDFSATSDAEVVACLEENRALRAGGSDAAHRQGGRR comes from the coding sequence ATGTTCTTCCTCGACCGCGCGGACGCCGGACGGCACCTGGCCGACCGGCTGGACCACCTGCGCGACGCCGACCCGATCGTCCTCGGATTGCCGCGCGGCGGCGTCCCCGTCGCCGCGCGGGTGGCGTCGGCCCTCGGGGCACCCCTGGACGTGCTGGTGGTGCGGAAAGTCGGTGTGCCGTTCCAACCCGAACTCGCGATGGGCGCCATCGGCGAGGGCGGCGCGCGGGTCCGCAACGAAGCACTCATCCGGGACTTCGGCATCGCGGACGACGAGGTCGCCGGCGTGGAGGCCGCCGAACGCGACGAACTGGAGCGCCGGACCGCCCGCTACCGCCACGGCGAGCCTCCGTACGACCTGGTCGGCCGGACCGCGATCGTGGTCGACGACGGCATCGCCACCGGTGCCACCGCGCTCACCGGCTGCCGCGTCGTCAGGGCCCGGGGCGCCCGCCGCGTCGTCCTCGCGGTGCCCGTCGCCCCGGCCGGGTGGGGGAGCCAACTCGCGGACGCGGCAGACGAGTTCGTCGCATTGACCATGCCCATGGACTTCCTCGCGGTGGGCCAGTACTACCGGGACTTCTCCGCCACCTCCGACGCCGAGGTCGTCGCCTGCCTGGAGGAGAACCGCGCGCTCCGGGCGGGCGGCAGCGACGCCGCGCACCGGCAGGGCGGTCGGCGCTGA
- a CDS encoding sensor histidine kinase, with the protein MVRVGSPPESQRPTAAGLFWLLPTVPSVAAAAVAVALVEGDARIPLAVSLVCAVAAVALAAAEATRRGRRIAAQRQHHAAEFADLQARHAAEAAALQRHLAAQEAALVQLTEKLLPTTIRRLQSGETAQEVLYGIADDADITKEFASAQFDVLKTAAEAVEAEEGMRDAAQRAFVNIARRVQAIVHQQATDLREMEERHGTNPDVFGDLLRIDHGTALIGRLADSIAVLGGARPGRQWQNNVALYSVLRGATSRITDYPRIELTSIAEVAVIGPAVEPLIHALAELLDNATRYSPPKTMVRVSASEVQSGIAIEIEDGGIGLADEARRRVERLLEEAHAGLDLADLGESPRLGLAVVGRLAQAYNLTVALRPSAYGGVRAILVVPKELIAAAPKSIISSAAPGIGALPAARSQKSYGSALPNLASRGDETPSDMVGRTANGLPQRQRRARAVPPRAGGRANGTATAPPVPRQATTPPPAQPATATEPGLWLDAFSKGVSGEPAAAKSPEKTRDDLLDKGDRDAETS; encoded by the coding sequence ATGGTGCGTGTCGGGTCCCCACCCGAATCCCAACGTCCCACCGCTGCTGGTCTGTTCTGGCTTCTGCCGACCGTTCCGTCGGTCGCTGCCGCGGCTGTCGCCGTGGCCCTCGTCGAAGGCGACGCCCGCATCCCGCTGGCCGTCTCGCTCGTCTGTGCCGTCGCCGCGGTGGCCCTCGCCGCCGCGGAGGCGACCCGCAGAGGGCGGCGCATAGCCGCGCAACGACAGCACCACGCGGCCGAATTCGCCGATCTGCAGGCCCGGCACGCCGCCGAGGCCGCGGCCTTACAGCGTCACCTGGCCGCTCAGGAAGCCGCGTTGGTGCAGTTGACCGAGAAGCTGCTGCCCACCACGATCCGACGTCTGCAGAGCGGCGAGACCGCGCAAGAGGTTTTGTACGGAATCGCCGATGACGCCGATATCACCAAAGAGTTCGCCTCCGCTCAGTTCGACGTGCTGAAGACCGCGGCGGAAGCCGTCGAGGCCGAGGAAGGCATGCGCGACGCGGCGCAGCGGGCCTTCGTCAACATCGCGCGCCGCGTCCAGGCCATCGTCCACCAACAGGCCACCGACCTGCGGGAGATGGAGGAGCGGCACGGCACGAACCCGGACGTGTTCGGCGATCTCCTGCGCATCGACCACGGCACCGCGCTGATCGGCCGTCTCGCCGACAGCATCGCGGTCCTCGGCGGCGCCCGCCCGGGCCGCCAGTGGCAGAACAACGTCGCCCTCTACAGCGTTCTGCGCGGCGCGACCTCGCGGATCACCGACTACCCACGTATCGAACTGACCTCGATCGCCGAGGTCGCGGTGATCGGCCCGGCCGTCGAACCGCTCATCCACGCGCTTGCCGAACTGCTCGACAACGCCACGCGCTACTCGCCGCCGAAGACGATGGTGCGCGTGAGCGCCAGCGAGGTGCAGTCCGGTATCGCGATCGAGATCGAGGACGGCGGCATCGGCCTGGCCGACGAGGCCCGGCGCCGTGTCGAGCGCCTTCTCGAAGAGGCCCACGCGGGTCTCGACCTCGCCGACCTCGGCGAATCGCCGCGCCTCGGCCTGGCCGTGGTCGGCCGACTGGCCCAGGCGTACAACTTGACGGTGGCGCTGCGACCGTCGGCGTACGGCGGTGTCCGTGCGATTCTGGTCGTCCCGAAGGAGCTGATCGCCGCCGCCCCCAAGTCGATCATCTCCAGCGCGGCGCCCGGTATCGGTGCGCTTCCCGCCGCCAGGTCGCAGAAGTCGTACGGCTCGGCCCTGCCGAACCTCGCGTCGCGCGGCGACGAGACGCCGAGCGACATGGTCGGTCGTACGGCGAACGGGCTTCCGCAGCGCCAGCGCCGCGCCCGGGCCGTGCCCCCGAGGGCCGGCGGCCGGGCGAACGGCACCGCCACGGCTCCCCCCGTCCCCCGGCAGGCGACCACGCCTCCCCCGGCGCAGCCCGCGACGGCGACCGAGCCGGGCCTGTGGCTCGACGCGTTCTCCAAGGGGGTCTCGGGCGAGCCCGCGGCGGCGAAGTCCCCGGAAAAAACTCGTGACGACTTGCTGGACAAGGGCGATCGTGATGCAGAAACGAGCTGA
- a CDS encoding roadblock/LC7 domain-containing protein produces MQKRADLDWILKDLADGVPQTRHVVVLSADGLCIAQHGCDVDTADRIAAACAGLQSLSTAIADELPHGDGRMRLVVIEVNGGFFYMMAAGLGAYLAVLADDGVDAGLMGQSMRDLVARIGEHLTSPPRASAAGQAP; encoded by the coding sequence ATGCAGAAACGAGCTGACCTGGACTGGATCCTCAAAGATCTGGCCGACGGAGTCCCGCAGACCCGACATGTGGTCGTGCTGTCGGCCGACGGATTGTGTATCGCGCAGCACGGCTGCGATGTCGACACGGCGGACCGCATCGCCGCGGCGTGCGCCGGCCTGCAGAGCCTGTCCACCGCCATCGCCGACGAACTCCCGCACGGCGACGGCCGGATGCGGCTCGTGGTCATCGAGGTGAACGGTGGTTTCTTCTACATGATGGCCGCGGGGCTCGGGGCGTATCTCGCCGTGCTCGCGGACGACGGTGTGGACGCCGGGCTCATGGGACAGTCCATGCGCGATCTGGTCGCGCGTATCGGGGAGCACCTCACCAGTCCCCCGCGCGCCTCAGCCGCTGGGCAGGCCCCATGA
- a CDS encoding DUF742 domain-containing protein has translation MAPRDLDWNEGVPERLYVLTGGRSGAHSRSRLDLVTLIVSRAKPAPELPPEQAAILRMCEYPLSVAEVSAYLELPASVVMVLVADLIAANRVESRPPIPAASLPDVELLEAVMHGLQNL, from the coding sequence ATGGCACCGCGGGACCTGGACTGGAACGAAGGCGTTCCGGAGCGTTTATACGTACTGACCGGCGGTCGCAGCGGTGCGCATTCGCGCAGCCGTCTGGACCTGGTCACGCTGATCGTGTCGCGGGCGAAGCCCGCTCCCGAGCTGCCGCCCGAGCAGGCGGCCATCCTCCGGATGTGCGAGTACCCGCTGTCTGTGGCGGAGGTCTCCGCGTATCTGGAGCTGCCCGCAAGTGTCGTGATGGTGCTGGTGGCCGACTTGATCGCGGCGAACCGGGTGGAGTCCCGGCCGCCGATCCCCGCCGCGTCGCTGCCCGACGTCGAGCTGCTTGAGGCGGTGATGCATGGACTACAAAATCTCTGA
- a CDS encoding GTP-binding protein: protein MDYKISDTVRGPSAEDTLPESVTTAVKIVIVGGFGVGKTTMVRAVSEIRPLTTEETMTRASEDIDHVTGVEDKTETTVAMDFGRISLNERLVLYLFGTPGQERFWFLWNGLFDGALGAVVLVDTRRLEVSFDVIGKLEDRGMPFVVAVNAFPDAPRHELDELREALDLPDWVPMVDCDARNRLSSRDVLLELTRHLQALALSERETG from the coding sequence ATGGACTACAAAATCTCTGACACGGTCCGCGGCCCGAGTGCCGAGGACACGTTGCCGGAGTCGGTGACGACCGCCGTGAAGATCGTCATCGTGGGAGGGTTCGGGGTCGGCAAGACCACGATGGTGCGCGCGGTGAGCGAGATCCGCCCTCTCACGACCGAAGAGACGATGACCCGGGCGAGCGAGGACATCGACCACGTCACCGGTGTCGAGGACAAGACCGAGACGACCGTGGCGATGGACTTCGGGCGGATCAGCCTGAACGAGCGCCTGGTGCTGTACCTGTTCGGGACGCCCGGTCAGGAGCGGTTCTGGTTCCTGTGGAACGGGTTGTTCGACGGGGCCTTGGGCGCGGTGGTCCTGGTGGACACCCGGCGGCTGGAGGTCAGTTTCGACGTCATCGGCAAGCTGGAGGACCGCGGCATGCCCTTCGTGGTGGCCGTGAACGCGTTCCCCGACGCGCCTCGGCACGAACTGGACGAGCTGCGGGAGGCGTTGGACCTGCCGGACTGGGTTCCGATGGTCGACTGCGATGCGCGCAACCGCTTGTCCAGCCGTGACGTCCTCCTCGAACTCACCCGCCACCTCCAGGCTTTGGCGCTCTCAGAGAGGGAGACAGGATGA
- a CDS encoding cytochrome P450 → MSTPTADDASLHGVSVPPPGCPAHGGTASFSQEGLARVYVGEHQTNPMELYERLRAEHGAVAPVLVDGDLPAWLVLGYQENLDVVRSPNRFSRDSRLWRPLQEGAVAPDSPLLPMVGWQPVCAFVDGEEHERLRGAVTDSLGKIDRRGIRRHVTRFANQLIDSFCADGEVDLMARFAEPLPMLVMTQLFGMPDEYGPNLVDASLDLIRGTGTAFESNEYVMAAITEHVARVREQPGIDFASGLMAHAANLTDAEIIQHLRVVMAAAHHNTTVLIGNTLRVVVTDPRFRASLAGARMTLPDALEQVLWDQPSTIVCPGRWSTGDTELAGQTIKAGDMLLLGLAAGNVDPEIRPDLTVPMHGNRSHLAFSSGPHECPGQDIGRAITDTAIDVLLGRLPELNLAVDDHSLTWEASWMSRQLTALPVTFAPRPPLGTEGTGEIPTAKAPAPAVSAERATAAAAPVGAAREAGAADGAPAAPAPEPVPAAAPPAGGTSFLGRVAGWFGMRRK, encoded by the coding sequence ATGAGTACACCGACTGCGGACGACGCCTCGCTCCACGGCGTTTCCGTTCCCCCGCCGGGTTGCCCGGCACACGGCGGCACCGCGTCGTTCAGCCAGGAGGGGCTGGCGCGGGTGTATGTCGGCGAGCACCAGACCAACCCGATGGAGCTGTACGAGCGGCTGCGGGCCGAACACGGCGCCGTGGCCCCGGTGTTGGTCGACGGGGACCTGCCGGCGTGGCTGGTCCTCGGCTACCAGGAAAACCTCGATGTGGTGCGCTCGCCCAACCGCTTCTCGCGTGACTCGCGGCTGTGGCGGCCCCTGCAGGAGGGGGCCGTCGCCCCGGATTCCCCGCTGTTGCCGATGGTGGGCTGGCAGCCCGTGTGCGCCTTCGTCGACGGCGAGGAGCACGAACGCCTGCGCGGGGCGGTCACGGACAGTCTCGGGAAGATCGACCGGCGCGGCATCCGCCGCCATGTGACGCGGTTCGCGAACCAGTTGATCGACTCGTTCTGCGCGGACGGCGAAGTGGACCTGATGGCACGGTTCGCCGAGCCGTTGCCGATGCTGGTCATGACCCAGCTCTTCGGGATGCCCGACGAGTACGGTCCGAACCTCGTCGACGCGTCGCTCGACCTGATTCGCGGTACCGGAACGGCGTTCGAGAGCAACGAGTACGTCATGGCCGCGATCACGGAGCACGTGGCGCGGGTACGCGAGCAGCCCGGGATCGATTTCGCGTCCGGGCTCATGGCCCACGCGGCGAACCTGACCGATGCGGAGATCATCCAGCATCTGCGTGTCGTCATGGCCGCGGCGCACCACAACACGACGGTGCTCATCGGGAACACGCTGCGCGTCGTGGTCACCGACCCCCGTTTCCGTGCGTCTCTGGCGGGCGCTCGGATGACGCTGCCGGACGCGCTGGAGCAGGTCCTGTGGGACCAGCCGTCCACGATCGTGTGCCCGGGGCGCTGGTCGACGGGTGACACCGAGTTGGCCGGGCAGACCATCAAGGCCGGCGACATGCTGCTCCTCGGGTTGGCCGCGGGCAACGTCGACCCGGAGATCCGCCCGGACCTGACCGTGCCGATGCACGGCAACCGGTCGCATCTGGCGTTCAGCAGCGGTCCGCACGAGTGCCCGGGGCAGGACATCGGCCGGGCGATCACGGACACGGCGATCGACGTGCTGCTGGGACGGCTCCCGGAGCTGAACCTGGCCGTCGACGACCACTCCCTCACCTGGGAGGCGTCCTGGATGTCGCGCCAACTGACGGCGTTGCCGGTGACGTTCGCCCCTCGGCCGCCGTTGGGTACGGAGGGGACGGGCGAGATCCCCACGGCCAAGGCGCCCGCGCCGGCCGTCTCCGCCGAGCGGGCGACCGCCGCGGCGGCTCCCGTCGGCGCGGCCCGCGAGGCCGGTGCGGCCGACGGCGCTCCCGCGGCGCCCGCGCCGGAGCCGGTGCCCGCCGCGGCGCCGCCGGCCGGGGGGACGTCGTTCCTCGGCCGCGTGGCCGGGTGGTTCGGTATGCGGCGCAAGTAG
- a CDS encoding cytochrome P450, producing the protein MAKDLRTVPRAPGRLPVLGHLLPLWRSPLDFLKALPESGELVRVDLGTMPVYVVTTPQLTNDLLVRKAPSFARGRLFERARGPLGIGLPTADGEFHRKHRRLMQPMFHRNQIDQYAAVMSRKAEDMADSWQAGRTLALNQESYAFAIHTLSETMFSNTISPEAAEQIRRHVPVMIKYTLVRALQPKVLERVPVRANRDFDLAAATLRSIIDDVIATTRRVGPREDAIDLLSLLISARDADNGEGLTDLEIRDELVGTLFTGTETSASTMSWAFHELARHPDVEKKVVAEIRDVVGDGPVRAEHIPQLAYLNRVLDEVTRLHAIPLLMRRTIEPVEFGGVALPAGTEVAYSLYALHQDRRLYPNPRQFDPDRWLLEPGRERPRENFVPFGAGVHKCIGEQYARMEMAIGLATVLSRWRLVPEPGAEVREVAAAVAYPDRLPMIPQPREAA; encoded by the coding sequence ATGGCGAAGGATCTACGTACAGTTCCGCGCGCCCCCGGTCGGCTTCCCGTTCTGGGGCACCTCCTGCCCCTGTGGCGGAGCCCCTTGGACTTCCTCAAGGCGCTCCCCGAGAGCGGTGAGCTGGTCCGTGTCGACCTCGGGACGATGCCGGTCTACGTTGTCACCACGCCGCAGCTCACCAACGACCTCCTGGTCCGCAAGGCACCCTCGTTCGCCCGCGGCCGTCTGTTCGAGCGGGCCCGCGGCCCGCTCGGCATCGGCCTCCCCACGGCGGACGGCGAGTTCCACCGCAAGCACCGTCGGCTGATGCAGCCCATGTTCCACCGCAACCAGATAGACCAATACGCGGCCGTCATGTCCAGGAAGGCCGAGGACATGGCCGACTCGTGGCAGGCCGGCCGCACGCTCGCGCTCAACCAGGAAAGCTACGCGTTCGCCATCCACACCCTGTCCGAGACGATGTTCTCCAACACGATCTCCCCGGAGGCCGCGGAACAAATCCGCCGCCACGTACCGGTGATGATCAAGTACACCCTGGTGCGCGCACTCCAACCCAAGGTCCTGGAACGGGTCCCGGTGCGCGCCAACCGCGACTTCGACCTCGCCGCGGCCACCCTGCGGTCCATCATCGACGACGTCATCGCCACCACGCGCCGCGTCGGCCCGCGCGAGGACGCCATCGACCTGCTGTCGCTGCTGATCTCGGCGCGCGACGCCGACAACGGCGAAGGGCTGACCGACCTGGAGATCCGGGACGAGTTGGTCGGCACGCTCTTCACCGGCACGGAGACCTCGGCGTCGACGATGTCGTGGGCGTTCCACGAACTCGCCCGCCATCCGGACGTCGAGAAGAAGGTCGTCGCCGAGATCCGCGACGTCGTGGGCGACGGACCCGTCCGCGCCGAACACATCCCGCAACTCGCCTATCTCAACCGGGTCCTGGACGAGGTGACCCGCCTGCACGCCATCCCGCTGCTGATGCGCCGCACGATCGAACCGGTCGAGTTCGGCGGCGTGGCCCTCCCGGCCGGAACCGAGGTCGCGTACAGCCTGTACGCGCTCCACCAGGACCGACGGCTCTACCCGAATCCCCGGCAGTTCGACCCCGACCGGTGGCTCCTCGAACCGGGCCGGGAACGGCCGCGGGAGAACTTCGTCCCCTTCGGGGCCGGCGTGCACAAGTGCATCGGGGAGCAATACGCGCGCATGGAGATGGCCATCGGCCTGGCCACGGTCCTCAGCCGCTGGCGGCTCGTGCCCGAGCCCGGAGCGGAGGTACGCGAAGTCGCCGCGGCCGTGGCGTACCCCGACCGGCTGCCGATGATCCCGCAACCCCGCGAGGCCGCCTGA